In Spirosoma pollinicola, the genomic window GACCGGGGCGTTTCTCGTGTCAACCGAAACCGACTAACGAGCTAAACCGCCTGCCCGTCGGGACGTTCAACTTGTCGACCGGAAGCCGACCACTACGTTGTTTTTCAGGCTGTTCTGTTCACCCAACGCCCGCGAGGGATGATGGTGGGCGAACTAGCTCACTGCACGACGTTACTTGAACCTTTACTCCCTCGTTTGGTTGGGCTGCCCAGCATCCCAACCGGCGAGCGTCCTGTCACAGGAAAGCTACCCTACGCGGAGCGGCTAACTGGTGCACCATCAGCCTAATGATTATTGATACCTATTCTTTTTTGATTTAATCACTTTAATGACATTATCATGTTGTTGCCCTTCAATAATATCTTTCAAGATTAAATAACCACTGTCTTTCTCATATTGAACATGAATTCTCCAGCCTGATATTTTATCAATATCAGCCCTATATATTGCTTGCTCAACTCCTGTTATCTTGTGTAATCTTGTCTTAAGAAATGTTCTCGTTCTATGACATTCATTGTCTTCAAGCTCTGCTAAAGCTTCTAGAAATTGAATTTTAAATTCGTCAGGCAAAATCTTATTTGCTTCATGAATGATTCCAAATTCATCTAGTAACTTCTTAATTTCAGCCATCTTGCTTATTTTCCTTGTTGAAAGAAGATTGATAAAGAGATTCTGCAAGACTACTATATGTCTTATCTAAATCCTGATGACGTACCACTCTAAATAAAGTTAGGATGTGTTCACCAAATAAAGGATCTTTCTCAGACGTCAAAATGATTCTTATATCTCTATTTATTCTCAAAACATAAAGTGAACTGTCAAGATTATTGGGGAAATGAATTTTATGAAGTTTAAAAATATGATTTGAAGTGTTTTGTCCGCTTCTGATAAGTTCAATAATGAAATCAATTTTTTTGCCAACAACTACTCTGTCTTTTAGAGAAAGCTTGTTAAAGTCCTTTTCGAACTTTTCCTCTTCATTTATTACAACGTCCATTTGTTAATACGCTACGTAACAAATATTAATATTATTTGCCTGTCGTGGCAATTCTCGTGTCAACCGGAGCCGACCAACAAACCTAAAGTTACCCTGTTACTACGTTTCTCGTGTCGACCGAAGCCGCCTAAAGAGCCGAAAAGCCCGCCTTCGGGACGTGCAGCTTGTCGCACACGAGCCTACCACTACGTTGTTTTCGCTGTTGTGTCCACCCAACATACTATTGTACGCAATAACGCTTAATGTTAACTTGCTGAAAATCAATACGTAGATATTAAGCGCACTATTTTTGTGCTTTTGTTCCCTGTACACAACAATAAGTACTGACTCATCTATAAGCAATGTATGCTAACAAAACTTATTCGGGTAACTGCCGAATTTATTATTCGGTCATGGGTTGTTAATCAGAGTCAAGTAGGGTATTTCAATAAAGGTACAGACTTCTATGGGCAGCACCGAAAATCACTGTTATCTGGTCGAAATTTAGTGTCTCTTTAATCGCCCATTTTACTAGGACAGCTGATTGATATCATCGAAGGCAACCTATAAGCTTATCTAGCATTCTCAAATTGTTATCTCAAAAATCAACGTCTAATTTTCAATAGTATCTTGAGTTTGTGATACATCCACAGGTTGGCGGAAAGCATGTTTTAAGTTTATGGCCTTTTACAAACGACCGTTAAAATAATGCCCTAGAAAGATTTTACATTTATTAAACGTTCCTATGGTACGCGTAAGCGGTAGGAACCTAGAGCATTTCCCATTTGACGGGTTGCCCGAACGCTTACTACAGACTAACAACAGAGTTGATTCCCAAACTAAGCCATTTACCTTAAACTGACTGGCTTTAGAACATAGCCTAGGGTGGAGAGGTTACTACTACTACATCCCTACGTCCCCTACCAACCGATGAAACTAGTACGAGTAATAACGCTGATTGGTGTTTACCTCAGCTTGACAGTGGCTCAAGCACAGACGAAGAAAACGTCTTCAGGTCTACCCCCTAAGTCGGTCAGTGTAGCCCAAGGCCAGGTCGCTCGTTGGGCGGGCAACTGTCTACGCTGTAGTTTGGAAAAACGGGCTTGGGCCGCCGTTAACGGCACCTGTTACTATCCCGTGGATATGGATATGAAGCCAGGCCATTATACCATCTCCCGGCGTACAACGGGCGGAAAGTTAGAAACGGCTACTCTCAAGGTAGCGGCCAAAGAGTGCATCCAGGAAGATCTTGCTAACTTTCCCAAGAAGGAATATGTTACTATATCGACGACAAATCAGGCTCGTGCCACCAAGGAAGCATCGCTAGTCAATCCCCTCATCCGCTTTCAAGCCAAGGAGCGCCCAGCGGTTTTCGACCTGCCCGTTGGCAAGCCTGCCCATAACCTGCCCCAGGGAGAGGGCAACTTTGGGGCTTGCCGGACATTAAACGGTCAGCCTCGCGATCGGCATACGGGTCAGGACTACCCCGTGGGGGTGGGTAAGCCTGTCTTAAGCGTGGGGAATGGTCGGGTATTGCTGGCAGCCAATCAGTTTTATAGTGGCAATGCAGTCTATATTGACCATGGCAATGGGTTGATATCAGAGTATTTTCATTTAAAGAGCTTTTCGGTAAAGCCCAATCAAACCGTTACCAAAGGACAATCGATTGGGTTGGTTGGCGAGACGGGCCGAGTAACGGGTCCTCACTTGCATGTTGGGGTGCGCTGGCATGGGGCTTGCATCAATCCGGGTTTCTTACTGATTGATCCTTCTGACATGCCTGGGGTGAACTAAAGGGCGCTTTAGAAAATAATCTGGGCTAGGAAGTGACCGCCCCTATTTCTTGGTTCGTAGTTCAGGTAACTTACATGTTTGCTCTGACTATAGCGCCTTGATTTTACTGGCCTAAAAAGCACACCGACGTATACAGTCAAGGTTTATGGCCTGCTAGAAACAATGGCTGAACCAATACCGCCAGCTGATTTGACACCCAGTAAACGTTTCTCTACTTCATATTTTAAGTAATCAACCAACTCGCTGGCTAGTTTTTAGTCGATGGTTGTCGCCCCGTGTCGTTTAATTAAGCGCATGACCTGAGTGGCCTGGAAGGTGCCACCCCTGACGGTTTGAAAACCCGTACGGTTGAGATGTTCGGCAATTTGAGCATAGGTCTTTCCGGCCTTATGCATCATCTCGGCAACCGATGACGCCCGTCGGTTATCCGGGTTGGCCAGCGCGTTGCGCCGGGTCGTTTCGCCGCCTTTCTGCTGGCCCTGGGCCGTGAGATTCTCGGGCTTACCAAGCCTGGCCCCTTGAGCAATTTTAGCGGCTAAAGCCGACTTGGTGCGCGAGCTGATCAATTCCCGTTCGTGCTGAGCCAGTGTCGCAAAAATACCAATAGTTAGGGTGTTGGCATCGGGTATATCGACACACTGAAAGTTTACGTCCGAATCCCGCAGGGTAAATATGAACGATGCGTTACGACTCAGACGGTCAAGTTTGGCAATGACCAGAACAGCACGCTCTTTCTTTGCCCGATCAATAGCCGCTGCTAGTTGAAGGCGTTGATTATTCTTTCCCGACTCTACTTCCGTAAACTCGGCGAGTACCCTCCCTTTTACGAATCCGGCGACCGCCGCCCGTTGCGCCTCTAATCCTAAACCAGATTCACCCTGCGCCTTGGTGGATACCCGGTAGTAGGCGACATACCGGGTCAATTCCGCCCTTGCCACCGGTAAGGTTGATTTCTTAGCCATTCGTTTACAGAACTACTTTATTAAGTTGGAAGGTAAGGAATGAGTACTTCTTAGTGAAAAGCAGTAGACGTGTCTGGGCTTGCTCCAAGCTCAATTCCTCGGCCGAGTCGAATAGGGGCAGGAGGGCACCGGTGGAGTCATCGAAATCGTTAACGGTGATCCAGTCTCCTTCTACCATCCTAAGAAACTGCACTTCGTAATAGACCATAACTTATTTGCTTTAGCGGCTCAAAAGTATAGTTTTTCTGGTGTATTACAAGGCTTGAACGACCGTTTAAGCCTTGTAATACAATACATAGAGACATTTTGCAGCAACATTACTATCCTTTTGGACAGGTAAATGGACGTGGCCTCTACGCTACAGTGATCACCTATAACTTGTTTTGAACTGTCCCTTAAATCAGTTTCGATAGCTAGCCAACCTATACCCCTTCATCAGCAAGTGCAATTGGTGAAAAGCTGACTATCTTTGAGCTAGGCTAACGATTGAAACGGCTCTACTTCCATTCACCAGCGTAGCAATTAACTTCTAGCAGTTAACCTAATGCCTACTCGTTTATGGAGTTTTACCAGTTAGTCAAACTTGTCTTCCAATCCGTTGACCAATGCTGGCCCCATTGGCTCAAACTCATGGCCATTGCCTGGCTGATTCAGGGACCAGTTCATCTCTATGCCCAGGCTCAATCCCCCCGGTCCTTCATCTACCAACTGGTGCCCATCGATGGCGAGTCGGGTGATATCGTTTACACGGCTGTTGTGTTAGTAAGGGGAGCGTCTAGAACGCAATTGTATAATCGAGCCCAACACTTTATGGCCCATACGCTACATACAGGCTCGCTTTCGCCTATGGATCATGGCGCAAAACACCACATTAACCGATGCGGCATCATTACCTTACAGCATGCCCTAGTAGGCTCCAGTACACCTCAAGACTACCGGGTCACCATTGAGGTAAGGGTCAAAGCAGGCCGGTATCGCTATCGATTAAGTCAGTTCCGAGCCCAGCCTGATTCAGTTGGATTAGGCCTGCCGATTCGTGAATTGTATCAGTGTGACCAAAAGACGTATGACTATGGTACATCGACAGCTCAACTATTGCGAGCGTGGAATCGCAGTGTAAAGGCTTACTTAAGCCAACTTCATAAATATATGAGTGATAGCCAGGAGGCTGAATACTATAAACCTTTGTAAACTAATTATTCCTTCTTCCTGCTAATAGTAAACGTCACACTGACAAGGATTAGACTAGGCCCGCCTGGTTGTGGGGTAATTAAGATGAACGAACGTGATTAGCTCAAGGGTATTTTGATCCGAGCACTCGATGAGCCCGGAACCAGGTATTGCTTTTTGGCGTAAACAAGAGCCACAAGGCGATCAGCGAAAAGAGCGTCGAGATCAAATCGATCACCGTCGATCCAGGATGTAGCCTATAGGCCGTTGCAAAAGAGAGTAGCGAGCTAAGTAGACCTAAACCGATCACGCCCGCCAGAATGAATCTAGCCCAGTTGACCCCCTGGTGAACCAGACGCAGGAGTCCATAAACCAGTACCGCTCCCAGGAGCACCCCCACCACGCTGCCCACCGAATAACTACCCGAGAAAGCATACCCCAGTAATTCGATGCCAACACAAAACACGACTAGGCGTAGGGCATTTAACAGGTCGGTCGGACGGCGCTCAAGGACAGGCATAGTATTGCACGGTGGAGTAGTCCGTGGTAAGGATAACCAGCAATGATCGTTTAAGTTACGTTCTATTGATTAATCCGTAGACCAACCCCATCTACTGATAACGTATACAGAACTGGACCGAGGCGTTCAGATTGCCGGGCTTTCTCAATAGGTATTAGATACAGTGGTTAACCACTGCTTAATGTTATGAAACGCGACGAGCGAATTGCCCACCAGATAGCATGTACAACCCTTGACCCCGTCTTGGTGAAAAGATTCTTTCAACCATCCCCCCATTATTATCAGTGGGGCCTGGCTCACCGGATCGACCAATGCTCATTAGAGCAGCTTAACACCACCGACCTGTTTGAATTTTACTTGCGGTTTTACCTAACAAGTCGCCATAAAATCCTGCAAGCTGTTTTTACGAAAGGTTCGTGTATTCACCAAGGACGATGTTCATACGGCTCATCATTTGCTTGTCTATTCACTGGAAGATACTCACCAGTACTTACTTACTCTGGATGATATGAATTGCGGCCCCGACTCAAGCGGTCCAGGGAGCAGATTTTGGCGTTGATGCCAGACGTAGCGGTCAAGCCCCCGGGTTGTTCGTTATGGACTTGCAACAGTATAGTGGAGATTTTTTAGGCGGCCATTGAGGAAGTGTAAAAATAAGATTCCTGTTGACTGGGCGTGCGGTAATTCAATACTGAATGCTTCCGTCGGCGGTTGTACCATCCCTCTAGCTAGCTAGATAATGGTCCAATTCATCGCTGTCAGGCTGTTTACGACCAACAGGCCAACTGGGAAGAGCAGGACATGTACCTATTCTTTTTGCCGACTTACAGTCCGCACCTGAATCCGATCGAAATTCTGTGGCGGTTCCTAAAGTATCGGTGGTTGCAGAAGCTCCATTACAGTTCATGGAGTCGTCTGA contains:
- a CDS encoding M23 family metallopeptidase; protein product: MKLVRVITLIGVYLSLTVAQAQTKKTSSGLPPKSVSVAQGQVARWAGNCLRCSLEKRAWAAVNGTCYYPVDMDMKPGHYTISRRTTGGKLETATLKVAAKECIQEDLANFPKKEYVTISTTNQARATKEASLVNPLIRFQAKERPAVFDLPVGKPAHNLPQGEGNFGACRTLNGQPRDRHTGQDYPVGVGKPVLSVGNGRVLLAANQFYSGNAVYIDHGNGLISEYFHLKSFSVKPNQTVTKGQSIGLVGETGRVTGPHLHVGVRWHGACINPGFLLIDPSDMPGVN
- a CDS encoding recombinase family protein; the encoded protein is MAKKSTLPVARAELTRYVAYYRVSTKAQGESGLGLEAQRAAVAGFVKGRVLAEFTEVESGKNNQRLQLAAAIDRAKKERAVLVIAKLDRLSRNASFIFTLRDSDVNFQCVDIPDANTLTIGIFATLAQHERELISSRTKSALAAKIAQGARLGKPENLTAQGQQKGGETTRRNALANPDNRRASSVAEMMHKAGKTYAQIAEHLNRTGFQTVRGGTFQATQVMRLIKRHGATTID
- a CDS encoding DUF4468 domain-containing protein; amino-acid sequence: MEFYQLVKLVFQSVDQCWPHWLKLMAIAWLIQGPVHLYAQAQSPRSFIYQLVPIDGESGDIVYTAVVLVRGASRTQLYNRAQHFMAHTLHTGSLSPMDHGAKHHINRCGIITLQHALVGSSTPQDYRVTIEVRVKAGRYRYRLSQFRAQPDSVGLGLPIRELYQCDQKTYDYGTSTAQLLRAWNRSVKAYLSQLHKYMSDSQEAEYYKPL